In Labilibaculum sp. DW002, one DNA window encodes the following:
- the rplB gene encoding 50S ribosomal protein L2, with protein sequence MAVRKLKPVTPGQRNKILNTFEQVTTDKPEKSLLRPMKKTGGRNNSGKMTMRYIGGGHKRRYRVIDFKRDKDTIPAKVVSIEYDPNRTARIALLVYADGEKRYIIAPNGLEVDQTLVSGRNVAPEIGNAMPLSDIPLGTIVHNIELRPSQGAVMARSAGAYAQLVSRDGKYAMIKLPSGEVRMILVTCKATIGTVSNSDHALERSGKAGRTRWLGRRPRVRGVVMNPVDHPMGGGEGKSSGGHPRSRTGVLAKGFKTRAKKNASNKYIVERRKK encoded by the coding sequence ACTACAGACAAACCTGAGAAATCATTGTTAAGACCAATGAAAAAAACCGGTGGTAGAAATAACTCCGGTAAAATGACAATGAGATATATAGGTGGTGGTCACAAAAGAAGATATCGAGTAATCGATTTCAAAAGAGACAAGGATACTATCCCTGCCAAAGTTGTATCAATAGAGTACGATCCAAACCGTACTGCGCGCATTGCTTTGCTTGTGTATGCAGATGGTGAGAAGCGTTACATTATTGCTCCAAATGGTTTAGAGGTAGATCAAACACTTGTTTCTGGTAGAAACGTTGCTCCAGAGATCGGAAATGCAATGCCATTATCAGATATCCCATTAGGTACAATAGTTCATAATATTGAATTAAGACCCTCTCAAGGTGCTGTGATGGCTCGTAGTGCTGGTGCATATGCTCAACTCGTTTCACGTGATGGGAAATATGCAATGATCAAATTGCCTTCGGGAGAAGTTAGAATGATTCTTGTTACCTGTAAAGCTACAATCGGTACTGTTTCTAATAGCGATCACGCTCTAGAAAGAAGTGGTAAAGCTGGTCGTACTCGCTGGTTAGGTAGAAGACCTCGTGTTCGTGGTGTAGTGATGAATCCAGTTGATCACCCAATGGGTGGTGGTGAAGGTAAATCTTCAGGTGGACATCCACGCTCTAGAACAGGAGTCTTGGCAAAAGGTTTCAAAACCAGAGCTAAGAAGAATGCTTCTAATAAGTATATCGTTGAAAGAAGGAAAAAATAA
- the rpsS gene encoding 30S ribosomal protein S19 — translation MSRSLKKGPFIDFKLDKRVVEQNESGKKSVIKTWSRRSMISPDFVGHTIAVHNGNKFIPVYVTENMVGHKLGEFAPTRTFRGHADKKKR, via the coding sequence ATGAGTCGTTCATTAAAAAAAGGCCCTTTTATCGATTTCAAATTGGATAAAAGAGTAGTAGAACAAAACGAGTCAGGTAAAAAATCAGTGATTAAAACCTGGTCACGTCGTTCTATGATCTCTCCAGATTTCGTAGGCCACACGATTGCCGTTCACAACGGAAATAAATTCATCCCAGTATATGTTACTGAAAATATGGTAGGTCATAAACTAGGAGAATTTGCGCCAACTCGTACCTTTAGAGGTCACGCTGATAAGAAAAAACGTTAA
- the rplV gene encoding 50S ribosomal protein L22: MGARKRIKANQIKEQNLSKAFASLKNVPTSPRKMRLVADMVRGMEVNRALDVLRFSPKEASTRVEKLLLSAIANWQAKNEGQRLEESALYVKEISVDSARILKRLRPAPQGRAHRIKKRSNHVTILLGSKTAESDNKE, from the coding sequence ATGGGAGCTAGAAAAAGAATAAAAGCAAACCAAATAAAGGAGCAAAATTTAAGCAAAGCATTTGCTAGCTTAAAGAATGTTCCTACTTCGCCCCGCAAAATGCGCCTTGTTGCCGATATGGTAAGAGGTATGGAGGTGAACCGAGCTTTAGATGTACTTCGTTTCAGTCCAAAAGAAGCATCAACTCGCGTAGAAAAACTATTGCTTTCTGCTATTGCCAACTGGCAAGCTAAGAATGAAGGACAAAGACTAGAGGAAAGTGCACTATATGTGAAAGAAATTTCAGTAGATTCTGCACGTATCCTTAAGCGTCTAAGACCTGCACCTCAAGGAAGAGCACATAGAATTAAAAAGAGATCAAATCATGTAACTATATTACTTGGTAGCAAAACTGCCGAAAGTGATAATAAAGAATAG